Genomic window (Saccharothrix australiensis):
GGAGTCGAGCACCTCCGCCGCACCGCGCATCGCGCGCCGCACCTCCGCCAGCTCCGACACCACCGCCGCCAACCGCGTGGCCAGTCCGTCGGCCGCCGCGCCCGTCCACCCGTCGGGCACGCGGGGCACGACCACGTCGAACGAGCACCGCGCGCTGACCGCCGCGACGGCCTCCGCGCTGCCCGGCACCGGGTCGAAGCCCAGGCCCCGGTAGTCAGTCACGGCGCAGCTCGTCGGCCTGCCGGTAGGTGGCGGCCGCCGCGCGCACCGACTCCGCGACCCCGGTCACGTCCAGGCCCCGCACCGTGTCCGACCACTCCGCGAGCAAGCCGGTCACGGCCGCCGCGATGCCGCCCGGACCCAGGTCGCCGACCGGCTCGGCCAGCGCGGACCGCACCGCGCCCAGTTCGTCGGCCGCGTCGGCGAGCCGGTCGGCGAACCCGGCCAGTTCGTCCGGGTCGACCCGGAAGCCACCGCTCATTCGCCGAGCACGGGCGGGCACGCGGGCCGCAGGTCGTCGAGCAGGTCGAGGCCGTGGTCGTCGCGGGCGCGGTGCTCCTCCCGGCCGGTGCCCGCGACCGGCGGGAACATGCCGAACCCCTGCGGGCCCCCCACGCCGGCGGGTCCGACGCCGCCCCGCGCCGCCGCGCCGCCGGGCACCGCGCCGAGCACGCCCGTCGAGCCGCCGGGCCCCGGCGGGCCATACCCGCCGTACCCGTACCCGCCGTGGCCGAGCCCGCCCTGCGCGCCCCTGCCGGGCCAGGACGGCCCACCCGGCCCGAACCCGCCGTACCCGGACCCGCCATGCCCGAACCCGCCGTAGCCCGACCCGCCGTGCGCGCCGGTCGAGCCGGCCGCGTAGCCGTCGGGCACGGCCGCGCCGTCCGGCAGACCCGGTGCGCCGAAGGTCGAGCCGCCCGCCGCCGGAGTCGTGCGCCCACCGCGCCCGCCCGGCGTCAGCCGCGGTTCGGGCCGGTGCCCCGGTGCGGCGACCGTCGGTGGTGGCGCGTGCCGTCGCGGTCCGTCGTCGGCCGGCCGCTCGCGCGACCGCTCGGGGTCCTCGACGCCGCGCACCCTTCGCATGCCGCACATCGTGGCGTTCCCGGCCGCCGGAAGACCAGGTCGGGTGCACAACGGGAGCACCACCGGTGCACGATCGGACAAAGGTGACGTCACCTCGGTTCCCCGATCGTGCGAGAATCGTGCCCCGTGCCGACATCCGCCGTTCACGCACGCGTCGTGTTGCTCGCCGGTCCGTCCGGCTCGGGCAAGTCCACCCTCGCCGCCGACCTGGGCTGGCCGGTGCTCCGCCTGGACGACTTCTACCGCGAGGGCGACGACCCGCTGCTGCCGCGCGACGAGGCGGGCCGCCCCGACTGGGACGCCGAGGAGTCGTGGAACACCGGCGACGCGCTGCGGGCGGTGGTCGGGCTGGCCACCACCGGCCGGGTGGAGGCGCCGGTCTACGCGCTCGGCGAGGACCGGCGGGTCGGGTGCCGCGTCGTGGAGGCGCGGGGGCCGTTCATCGCCGAGGGCCTGTTCGCGGACCGGCTGGTGGCGGGCTGCCGGGAGGCGGGCGTGCTGCGGGACGCCATCGTGCTGGCGCCCGACGCCCTCGTCACGTTCGCGCGCCGGTTCGCCCGCGACGTGGCGGAGGCGCGCAAGCCCGTACCCCTGCTGCTCCGCCGCGGGCTGCGGCTGCTGCGCGAGCAGCCCGCCCTGGTGCGCCGCTGCGTCACGGCCGGGATGCGCCGGCTGACCCCGCAGCAGGCGCGCGCCGAGCTGGCCGCCGCGCCGGCGGCCGTCGTCGCCGAGCACCACGGCGGTGCCGCGAACACCCGCTGACCACCCCCACCGGACCACCGCCTGCCGTCCGCGCGGCGCACCGGGCCACGTGCGCCGACCGCCACCGGCCGGCGCTACCCCTATGATCTGCCTGCGATGACTCTCACCGACCTGCTGCCGCCCACCGCCGACCCGGACCTCCTCTACGAAACGTTCGCCGAGTGGGCGCAAGGCCGGGGCCTGGAGCTGTACCCCGCGCAGCAGGAGGCGTTGATCGAGATCGTCTCCGGCTCGAACGTCATCCTCAGCACGCCCACCGGCTCGGGCAAGAGCCTGGTCGCCCTCGGCGCGCACTTCGCCGCGCTGGCCGCGGGCAGGCGCACCTACTACACCGCGCCGATCAAGGCCCTGGTGTCGGAGAAGTTCTTCGCCCTCATCGACACGTTCGGCGCGGAGAACGTCGGCATGATGACCGGCGACGCCAGCGTCAACGAGTCCGCGCCGATCATCTGCTGCACCGCCGAGATCCTCGCCAACATCGCCCTGCGCGACGGCGCGGACGCCGACGTCGGCCAGGTCGTCATGGACGAGTTCCACTTCTACTCCGAGCCCGATCGCGGCTGGGCGTGGCAGGTGCCGCTGATCGAGCTGCCGAAGGCGCAGTTCGTGCTGATGTCGGCGACGCTGGGCGACGTCACGTTCTTCGAGAAGGACCTGACCCGCCGCACCGGCCGCCCGACCGCGACGGTCCGCTCGGCCCAGCGCCCGGTGCCGCTGAACTTCCAGTACGTGACGACGCCGCTGCACGAGACGATCGAGGAGCTGCTGCACGGCCGGGAAGCGCCGATCTACGTGGTCCACTTCACCCAGGCGTCCGCCCTGGAGCGCGCGCAGTCGCTGATGAGCGTCAACGTCGCCACCCGCGCCGAGAAGGACGCCATCGCCGCCATGATCGGGCGGTTCCGGTTCACCTCCGGGTTCGGCAAGACGCTGTCCCGGCTCGTCCGCCACGGTATCGGCGTGCACCACGCGGGGATGCTGCCCAAGTACCGCCGCCTGGTCGAGCAGCTCGCGCAGGCGGGTCTGCTGAAGGTCATCTGCGGCACGGACACGCTCGGCGTCGGCATCAACGTCCCCATCCGCACGGTGGTGTTCACCGCGCTCTCCAAGTACGACGGCACGCGCACCCGGCACCTCAAGGCCCGTGAGTTCCACCAGATCGCGGGCCGCGCCGGCCGCGCGGGCTACGACACGATGGGCACCGTCGTCGTGCAGGCCCCCGACCACGTGGTGGAGAACGAGAAGGCGCTCGCGAAGGCGGGCGACGACCCGAAGAAGCGGCGGAAGGTCGTGCGCAAGAAGGCGCCCGAGGGTTTCGTCTCGTGGAGCGACCAGACCTTCGAGCGCCTCAAGAACGCCGACCCCGAGCCGCTGACGTCCAGCTTCGCGGTGAGCCACGCCATGCTGCTCAACGTGATCGGCCGCCCCGGCGACACCTTCGCCGCCATGCGCCACCTGCTGGAGGACAACCACGAGGACCGGCCCGCGCAGCGCAGGCACATCCTGCGCGCCATCTCGATGTACCGGGCGCTGCTGGCGGCGGGCGTGGTGGAGCGCGACGGGCCGCACGTGCGGCTGACCGTCGACCTCCAGGTCAACTTCGCGCTCAACCAGCCGCTGTCGCCGTTCGCGCTGGCCGCGTTCGACCTGCTGGACCGCGAGTCGCCGAGCTACGCGCTGGACGTGCTGTCGATCGTGGAGTCCACGCTGGACGACCCGCGCCAGGTGCTGTCCGCGCAGGAGCACAAGGCGCGCGGCGAGGCGATCGGCGCGATGAAGGCCGACGGCATCGAGTACGACCAGCGGATGGAACTGCTGGAGGAGGTCACGCACCCCAAGCCGCTGGCCGGGTTGCTGGAGGCCGCGTTCGCCACCTACCGGCGCGGGCACCCGTGGGTCGCCGACCACCACCTGTCGCCGAAGTCCGTGGTGCGGGACATGTTCGAGCGGGCGATGACGTTCGGCGAGTACGTGTCCTACTACCAGCTCGCCCGCTCCGAGGGCCTGGTGCTGCGCTACCTCGCCGACGCGTACAAGGCGCTGCGGCAGACCGTGCCGGGCGACGCGAAGACCGAGGACCTCAACGACCTGGTGGAGTGGCTCGGCGAGCTGGTGCGCCAGGTGGACTCCAGCCTGCTCGACGAGTGGGAGAAGCTGCGCAATCCGGGCGCCGAGGACGCCGGGGCCGTGCTGGACGAGGCGCCGCCCGCGGTCACCCGCAACCCGCGCGCGTTCCGGGTGCTGGTGCGCAACGCCCTGTTCCGCCGGGTCGAGCTGGCGGCGCGCCGGAACTACCACGAGCTGGGGCAGCTGGACGGCGACGCGGGCTGGGGCGCGGAGGACTGGGCGGACGCGCTGGAGCCGTACTTCGAGGAGCACGACGAGATCGGCCTCGGCCCGAACGCGCGCGGCCCGGCCCTGCTGGTGATCACCGAGGAGCCCGGCCGCTGGGTCGTCCGGCAGGTCTTCGACGACCCAGCCGCGGACCACGACTGGGGCTTCACCGCCGAGGTCGACCTCGCCGCGTCCGACGAGCTGGGCACGGCCGCGGTGCGGATCACCGAAGTCGGCAGGC
Coding sequences:
- a CDS encoding uridine kinase family protein; protein product: MLLAGPSGSGKSTLAADLGWPVLRLDDFYREGDDPLLPRDEAGRPDWDAEESWNTGDALRAVVGLATTGRVEAPVYALGEDRRVGCRVVEARGPFIAEGLFADRLVAGCREAGVLRDAIVLAPDALVTFARRFARDVAEARKPVPLLLRRGLRLLREQPALVRRCVTAGMRRLTPQQARAELAAAPAAVVAEHHGGAANTR
- a CDS encoding WXG100 family type VII secretion target, with amino-acid sequence MSGGFRVDPDELAGFADRLADAADELGAVRSALAEPVGDLGPGGIAAAVTGLLAEWSDTVRGLDVTGVAESVRAAAATYRQADELRRD
- a CDS encoding DEAD/DEAH box helicase — its product is MTLTDLLPPTADPDLLYETFAEWAQGRGLELYPAQQEALIEIVSGSNVILSTPTGSGKSLVALGAHFAALAAGRRTYYTAPIKALVSEKFFALIDTFGAENVGMMTGDASVNESAPIICCTAEILANIALRDGADADVGQVVMDEFHFYSEPDRGWAWQVPLIELPKAQFVLMSATLGDVTFFEKDLTRRTGRPTATVRSAQRPVPLNFQYVTTPLHETIEELLHGREAPIYVVHFTQASALERAQSLMSVNVATRAEKDAIAAMIGRFRFTSGFGKTLSRLVRHGIGVHHAGMLPKYRRLVEQLAQAGLLKVICGTDTLGVGINVPIRTVVFTALSKYDGTRTRHLKAREFHQIAGRAGRAGYDTMGTVVVQAPDHVVENEKALAKAGDDPKKRRKVVRKKAPEGFVSWSDQTFERLKNADPEPLTSSFAVSHAMLLNVIGRPGDTFAAMRHLLEDNHEDRPAQRRHILRAISMYRALLAAGVVERDGPHVRLTVDLQVNFALNQPLSPFALAAFDLLDRESPSYALDVLSIVESTLDDPRQVLSAQEHKARGEAIGAMKADGIEYDQRMELLEEVTHPKPLAGLLEAAFATYRRGHPWVADHHLSPKSVVRDMFERAMTFGEYVSYYQLARSEGLVLRYLADAYKALRQTVPGDAKTEDLNDLVEWLGELVRQVDSSLLDEWEKLRNPGAEDAGAVLDEAPPAVTRNPRAFRVLVRNALFRRVELAARRNYHELGQLDGDAGWGAEDWADALEPYFEEHDEIGLGPNARGPALLVITEEPGRWVVRQVFDDPAADHDWGFTAEVDLAASDELGTAAVRITEVGRL